The segment TACTTGTAATCAATCGATACTGCGGTGCGCAGCACCTATGGTATCGCATCGTAAACTAGTTGAGTAGCTCGAAACTTATGTAAATTACTATTGTAATATCCCACCTCTTGACATATTGAAAAAATTAGATATAATGGAGTTAAGATATATGAATGGTTATTCATATATCATTTAAATATTAAGAGAAAAGCACTATTAATATGTGCCAAGTACTATTAATATAAGCCAAATAGGATTAAGAGGTGATAGAATGAATCCTGTAAGAACAATTGAAAGAATTATTAAAGCTCCTGATATTCATTGGGTAGGCACTGGATTTAGAGTACGTCAGTACTTCCCTGATAGCGATGAGTCACCTATGCTTGATCGTATGTCTCCATTTTTGTTACTCAACTATAACGAGCCATATTATTTTGAGGGCAGTCCTTTTGATACAGGTGACACTCCACATCCCCATAAAGGCTTTGAAACGGTAACATTTTCTTTTTCCGGTTCCATTGAACATAAAGATGCAGCTGGTAATAGTGGTGTTATTCATTCTGGTGATGTGCAATGGATGACTGCCGCTAGTGGTATTTTGCACAAAGAATTTCATGAAAAAGAATATGCAAAGCGGGGACGTTTGTTCCATGCTTTACAATTATGGGTAAATCTACCTGAATGTCATAAAAATGATGCACCTTCATATCAATATATACCTGCTACCACAATGGGGCGGTATCAATCTCTTGATGAAACAATCGATGCCATCGTTTACACAGGTGCTTTCAGACATATAACAGGTCCTGCTAAATCCCATACACCGATGAATATTTACAAATTAAAACTTCAACCTAATTCATGGATCTCTATTTCTGAGAATATGACTTGGAATACAGGCTTCCTTGTGATTAATGGTACAGGTAGTGCCAATGGTGAAAGCATAGAATTTGGAGACTTTGTACTTTTCAACAATGATGGAGAGCGTTTTGAGGTAGAGTCTGGTGATGAAGGTCTTGAAATCTTCGTTCTCGCTGGAGAACCACTCAATGAACCAGTGGTAAAACAAGGATCATTTGTTATGACAAATAAAACAGAGCTTCTCCTCGCTTATGGGGAATACATAAACGGTAAATTTGGCCGCGAAGAAGATATTATGTAATACGTAAATCTTACTCTACAAGAAAAGATATAAACCCCCTATAAGTCACGTTAACTAGCTTATAGGGGGCCTTTTTATACTAAACTAATCTTCACTTGTTTATCTAAGGCAAATGCAATTTTACACATAGTACTTAGACTTGTATTGGCACCTTTCTCAATACGTGCAATTGTAGACTGCGGGACACCAGATTTCTTAGCTAAATCACGTTGTGTTAATCCTGCAGCCTCTCGTGCTTTTAAAACAGCTACTGCATTTTCTAATTTAGCTTTTTCTTCTAAATAAGCTTCTAAAAATTCTGGATTATTTCTGTCTTTTTCAAATATATTATCTAAGGTTTTTATTGGCATAATATTCCTCCTCAAATTCTGATTTTATCTGTTTAGCTCTTATTATTTCTTTTATGATAGCATATATGCGTTCAAATCTCAATTTTATAGTTACTGTTTATCTGAGTTCTTACCTTAACTATATAGATATGAAGGTTGTATTTTGTAGCTCAAAGATGTAATGAGTAGATTATTTTACTCTTGTAATCAGTATTCAAGTTTCAAGGTAGTTAACTATCTTCAAAGGTTTATAAAAAGAGGAAATCAAGTTGTATTATTTATTGTTATAAATTAAACGTTAGATGTTTTACTAATAGTATCTTTGTTAGATTTATTTATGAGAAATAAAGATATTAATAAGATTTCGTGATTTTAATTGTTTAGGTTAAGCTATATATAATTATCATTAATCAACGTGCTTCAGGATACGTATTTTCCTTATAGCTATGTTATACTAATTCTAATACTATATTTTCATAGGAGGTCTTATGACTAAGAAAATTGCGGTTCTCGTTAATGAGGATACAATGCAGCGCTGTTCTTGTGGCGGTTGCTTAAAAGCATTTATGAATAAAGCGGATTCCTTTGAGCGTTATGCAGATGAGGATATTGAGTTGGTAGGTTTCACCCATAGTGGTGGCGATCTTGCCAAGAAAATCGAGTCTTTCAAGAAAAAAGGTGTTACTACGGTCCATCTTTCTACGTGTACGCGTGGTAAGAATGAAAATTATGAAAGCATCGCAGAGCAGTGTGCTGAGGCAGGCTTTGATGTAGTGGGTTATACCCATGGTGGTGCTGTTTCTAAAGATGGTAAAGAAGCGGTAGTACTTTCAGCTAAAGATGAATGATTGTTCCATTATTCATTCTATATTTACGATGAAGATTTACTATATTCATAGTGTGTAAATGTTAGAGTACTATTTTCATTAATTATGATATGGTTATATCATTTGAAAGGTTGAGAGAATGAACAAGAAAATTACAGCAACTACATTATCTGTAGCGATGGCTGCGACAATGGCGCCTGCTATTATGCAAACTGCTCCAGTGAATGCTGCATCTAGTGCAGTACAAACATTGGCGGGTGGTGCTGTTGCTATGGCTTATGTATCTACTGCATTAAATAAAATGGATAACTCCGAACAAGGCCAACAAGAAAGCTTGGCACGTACTAAGGAGAAAACTGGTTACTTGAACGATAGTGCAGCGCAAGCACGTGTAAATCGCATTATGAAAACGTTAGAGGCTTCTCCTAGCGTAAAACGTTCTTACGTTGTCTATGCAAACCCTGATACAGAGTTTAATGCTTTTGCAACGCTTGGTCGCGTTATGTCTATTAATAAAGGTGCTTTGGATACCCTTGATGATGATCAATTGGCTTATGTAATGGCCCATGAAATTGCTCATGGTGAGCATAAAGATATTATCAATGGCGCTAAAAAGCAAATTGGCCTTTCTACAGCAGTCGGTATTGCAGCTGGTGGTAGTGAAGGGGCAGCGTTATTATCTAATGTAGCGGGCAACTACTTGTCTAATCAAGTATTTACAATGAGTCAAGAAAAAGCAGCCGATGAACTAGGCTTCAAGATTTTAAGCGAATCTCCTTATAATGTGGGCGGTGCAGCTGGTTCTATGGCGGTACTTCGCAACAAAGTTGGGGAACACTATCGTGAAGGGCTTTCACAAGTAGTGGCACCGAACAATCATCCTAAGTTAACAGACCGTGTGAACAATAATATTGCTCGCATGTACACATATTCTGGAAACCACGTAAACGTGTCTAAAGGCGCAGTTTACGTAAACGGTGATAATATCTATAGCCCAGCAGGTAGCGGCCGTTATACAGGGGAAGAACGTGCGTATTACATGGCTGGTAAATTAGCGCGCTTGTATCATAATGGTCAAATTCAGCCAGGTGGTGCATCTTATGATGGACCTACTGTTACAGTGGCAGGTCGTTCTATTGTCACAACTCCTAACGCTGATGTGGCCCTTATGGTTGCTACCAATTTGAATAATTCCTTTGTGAAAGCAGCGGGTCCTGCGAAAGGCAAACAAGCAGCAAAACCTAATAAGAAAAAATCTAGTAAGAAATAATAGAGTTCGCTTATAAAGATAAAATGGATTGTACTACCATATTGGACGAGGTATTTATACAATAGATCAAGTGGTGTATACAAGATAGTGTATTGATAGGCAAGATATTGTTTATGTATCATTATTTCGTAGCGAGAGGATGCACATACATAAGTTTTATTATGATGATATAACGGTGTCATAGGATAGTTTAAACGAATGGTTATGCAGGTATGAATAATATTCATAAAATTGTATAGAATTAATAAATATGTACTTGATAGAGGTGTTATGTTAACCCTCTTAGTATGCTAAGAAGTTAGATAATATCTGTATAGGCAGTCTATAGAAAACATTTCTATAGACTGCTTTTTTTATATGTATTGAGAGCAGATAAATAATTTTTAGCATGAGAATTATTAGTGTTTTTATATAATAGACAAATGTATGTATTCAATAGAGGAATTAGTAATTATAAGAATACATACCGTAAAATAGCATACCTGTACAGGGTATAGGTTTATTGTGCTACGTATTTGTTTATGAAATAATAAAATAACTTAGTGTTAATCGTAATATAACGATTAATACAGATTGGATTTGTGTTTTATACGCAGTAGAGTACAAATTTATAATTATAAGTTTGAGGAGGTTATTATGGAGTATGCAATTCATCTTTTTAATGCGGGTGGCGTAGTCATGTATCCGCTAGTTTTATTTATGTTGGCAGCATGTACGATTTTATTTGAGCGAATTCGTATGTATCGTCGCATTGACAGTGAAATTCAACAATTGTCGTCTAGCATTGAAGCCGGTCGTAATGCGAATGATTGGATTGCATTAGAACAAGCGATTAAGAATAATGATGATGCACTTAGTCAATTTGTAACACCGATTGTAGATTCCGTATATAACTTTGAAGGCTTGGAAAATCGCCTTCACGATGTAGTAGGTTACATGGATGAACGTTTAAAACGCGGCCTTAACTGGCTCAGCATGATGGTTACTATGGCTCCATTGCTTGGTTTATTGGGAACTGTAGTTGGTATGATTCGCTCCTTTGCGGCTGTTGGTGGCGATATCGGTGCCCCTACCGTTATTACTGGTGGTGTATCCGAAGCGTTGATTGCAACGGCAACTGGGCTTTCAGTAGCCATCGTAGCATTAGCTATCCATAGCTGGTGCACAAGTAAAGTAAATTATGATATTGCAAAATTGGAACAACGTTTAGGTTCTATCTTGGATTTATATATTAGGAGTCAACGATGAAACGTAGTTCAGTAGGGATACAAAAAGAACCTACCATCATGATTATACCTATGATTGATATTGTATTTTTCTTGCTCGTATTTTTCATGATGAGTACGTTATATATGAATACAGAGGAACAAATTCCGCTCAATTTGCCAAAGGCCTCTGCATCAACGGCAAAAACGATTGAGCCGATTACGATTTCACTCACAGCTACTCATAAGATGTATTTGAACGAACGTGAAATTAGACCTGATGATTTGGGCAATGAAATTCAAGCTATTGTTGCGAAGGAACCACAACAGGCTTTTATCGTCCGTGCATCTGAAGATATTGCGTATAAGGATGTTATTAGCATTTTGGATAATCTAAAGATGAGTGGTGCTCGGTTTGTTAGCGTAGCGACAGAACGGAAGTGATCATATGGTGAGTAAACGATATGGCATTCCTTTCGTAGCTGCATTGGTGGTCAATTTAGCATACTGGGGTGTTGTAGGTGATTTGTTCGGTCATATAAAACCACCAGAAACGCCAAAGAAAGATTTGGTTATCAATCTTGACATGGTGCAACCGGAACCTCCTGAGCAGGAGAAGAAACAGCAAGAGAAAATTGTCTCTGATGATAAAGAAAATGCTGCGGGCGGTAAGTCGGGTAGTGTATTACCGGACTTATCGGGAAAACCGACACCGGGCTTGCAAAATCTTAACCCTTATCTAGGTGGCAATGAAGCGGCTAGTGTAAATCTACATGGGAATACAGATAATCCAGTGGGTATTCCAGGTGATGGCGATACAACAGGTCCAGGTGGTGGCCCCGTTGGCAATGGTGGTAAAGCAAATGACGGCCCTGGTACACAGAGCGGCAATTCTGGGACTAGTGATACGGAAGGTTCGGGATACTTTGATGTTTCCGGTTATCGTGCTAGTTTAGATGCTAATAAAGTCATGCCAGCACAAGCTGTACGAAGAGGTATTACAGGGACAGTCACTATTAGGGTTTATTTTGATGGCGAAGGTAATTATGTAAGGGCTGAAATTGAGGGGAGTAGCGGCTCTAGCCTTCTTGATAATGATGCCCTTGCCCTTGCAGCTAGGTCAGGTGGGGCTACCAATACAACTGGTGAGCCTAAATCAGATGTTTTTTATATAAGATATGAATTTGAATAATGATTATATTTGGAATGAGCCTAAATTAAATTAAATGAATTACAGTTTATGTAGTGGGGATGAGAGTGTTCATATCCCCTACAACCAAATTCCCACTGTAGTTCAGAGGCTACAAATTAACAGAATTAACATAGTTTTAATAAAACATATAGGGTGATAAATGAAATGAATAAACGTGTATATGTGGCCACAATGATGGCGTTACTTAGTATGAGTGTAAATGGTTATGCGGTAGATATGACAACTAATCAGAATCAAGAGTCGTCCAATGTAATCAATGTAACCGCCAATCGCACAGCCCTCCTAGATTTGGACACACCTGTAGCGATGAATATAATTACACCTGAGGAGTTAAAAAATACTGGTGCTACCACTGCTTTTGATGCGGTGGCGACCGTACCAGGGGTAACAATAAATTCTTATGGTGCTGGCGGTGCCGATTTTGGTGGCATGGATAGCCGTACGAATATTCGAGGCCTTGACCGTGGTGCCCTTGTTCTTGTAAATGGCGTGCCTATGAACCTCAATGGCAAAGGTGGACTCGGCTCTATTCCTACGAGTGCCATAAAACGTATCGAAGTAGTGAAAGGAGCTGCTTCTACATTGTATGGTGCAGAGGCATTAGGTGGCGTTATTAATGTTATTACTAAGACTCCATCTACAGAGGGTGGCTCTGCTACGGTTGCCGTAGGTAATCGTGGGTCTAAACGTTTTGATGTGTCATACGGTACAGATAAATTCATCGTTGGTATCGATAGAAAATATTGGGGTACACAGGATCCATCCACACCGATTCGCTACGACTATGCAGGTACTAAACACTACGATTACTATAGTACTCGCAACAAGGGCAATTCGTTGGGGCTCTTTATGAGTGGTAAGCTTTCAGATAAGGTAACATTGAATTTTAATCGTGCTGAAAGTAAATCGTCCTTTGGTCTAATCAGTACGGAAACAAATCCGGTTAATCAAGCAAGACATTCTACGACGTATCATTATAAGGATGATCGCAATAATGCTTCCTTAATTTATAAGGACAAGGGTACTACAGGAACCTTGTTCTATAATGACCGTACGATGCGTGGTACGAGCCGGGTGCACAATACGTCCCAAGCTAAGGCAACTGAAACAAGCTATCGCGCACGTCAATATGGATTTGATGTACAGCATGAATGGGATTTTAGAGATGGTAAGGACTATTTAATCGCAGGTGTTACAGGTAAACAAGAAACCTATCATGCAACGGCTGTTCCTGTGTACATTCATCCTAAACGCAATAGTTATGCTGTGTATGGTAGTTATTCTTATGAAATTAACCCTAAATGGACATCCATTTTGGGCTTGCGTTACACCGTAATCGATGACCCAATCAAGGATCAACATGTGTTGACCCCTCAATTCCAATTGTTGCACTCTATTAATAAACAATCCTCCATGTATGTGAACATAGGGAAAGCTTTTACAATGCCTAGTTTGAGCGATACATTCCGTAGCGTTAGCCGTCGGTATACAGCGGTAAGCAGTAAAAACCTCAAACCAGAAGAAGGTTGGAACTATGAAATTGGGTACAAGCGGATTAACAAAAAGGATGATTGGAAGGTTGATGTGTTCTATATGGATTTCAAAAACTTCTTCCAATGGCAACCGGATGCAAATGGTCGACCTTTGGTGCGCGTAAATGGCGGGAAATTCCGCAACGTGGGCATCGAAGCTGAATATGGTAGACGTTTATCCGACCGCCTCAAATGGAACGTGAGTGGTTCCTATTCTAATCCACGACAAAAGGAAATGAATGAAACTTATTGGAAACAAGCGGCTCCTAAGTTACAGTTTACAACCGGCATTCGTTATGAAAGCCCAACCTGGGAAGCTGGTACATCCTTTAGCTTTGTTACCAAACGTTTGCGCAATCGTGATGGTGGCTTAAATCCTAATATTGCCCTTTGGAATGCGTATGTAGGTTATCATTTCAACAAGGATGCAACACTTCGTCTCGATGCTCGTAACTTGTTAGACCGTCATAACGTTATCACTAATGGGGATTATGAATACTGGGGAGACCCATTTACATATGAATTGAGTTATACACAAAAATTCTAATATTTATTTATAGAGACTTATATAAAATCCAGTACTAATAGGGGGTATGGGTTTTGTGCAGTCCTTTTAAGTGTGTAATAATACAATTATGTAGTTTTTATGAATAATTAGTGTGTATTACGAGGGATTTGTTATGAACAATCTTAAGAAACGACGGACTTCTGTACTTATAGGATTGGCTTTGATGGGATTATCTGTGCATGCATATGCAGTGGATGTAACGGCTGCCACAGATACTCCTACTACGGTAGCATCTACTGAAGCAAATGGCGCATCTGAAAGTCATGTCATTAATGTAACAGCAAATCGCATGGCTCTTTTAGATTTAGATACGCCGGCAGCGATGGATGTTATTACGGACAAAGATATCATGAATAGCGGTGCTAAAAATGCCTTTGATGCGGTGAACATGGTGCCTGGTATTACATCTTTCTCCTATGGTGCATCTGGTCTTGAATATGGGGCTATGGATAGCCGTGTGAATATCCGTGGCCTTGAACGGGGATCCTTGATTCTCATGAATGGGGTACCGATGAACCTCAATGGCAAGGGCGGCCTTAGTTCTATTCCGACTAGCTCTATTGAACGCATTGAAGTATTAAAAGGTGCGGCCTCTGCTTTATATGGTTCTGATGCGATGAGTGGTGTTATCAATGTAATTACTAAGACTCCAAGTAAAGAAGGGGGCTCTGCTACGGTAGGTTTTGGTAATATGGGGCGCCAAACTTATAAAATTAACTATGGCACGCCTCGCTTCTTAATTGGTGTGGAACGTAACTTCTTTGGTGCTCAAGATCCAGAAACCCCTATTCGCTCCGATATCGGTGCTTATGCTAGGGGCTATGAATATTATACAGCTCGTAACAAAGGGAATTCCTTAGGTGTATTTATGAGCGGTAAATTAAATGATAAGTTGACTTTGAACTTTAGCCGTTTTGAAGGTAATTCTTCTTTTGGACAGTTGAGTACAGAAACGAATCCTATTAAGCAAAAGCTTCACTCTACAACATATGCTTATAAAGATACTAAAAATAATGCGTCTTTAGTTTATAAAGATGGCAATACTACAGGTACAATCTTCTACAATGATAGAGATTTGTATGGTAAAAGTCGCATACATAGCAAAAAGACATATACGTTGAGTGATAACAACTATATTGCTCGACAATATGGTTTCGATGTGCAACATGAATGGGACTTCCGCGGTGGCAAGGACTATTTCATTGCAGGTGTACTTGGTAAACGCGAAACATATCGCACTACATCTGGTCCATACTATGGAAATCCACATCGCAATAGTTATGCCATTTATGGTACATACTCCTATCAAATCAATCCTAAATGGACTAGTATTTTAGGCTTGCGTTATTCGGATATTAAAGACCCTGTGAAAAATCAACGCGTATTGATTCCTCAGTTCCAATTAGAACATCGTATTAACAAGGAATCATCCATGTACATAAATGCTGGTAAAGCCTTTAGAATGCCGAACTTAAGCGATACTTTCAAGAAAATTAATAAAGGCTATGCCTCTGTTAGTGGACGTAATTTGAAACCTGAAGAAGGTTGGAATTACGAATTAGGCTATAAACACATTACTAACAAAGATAGCTGGAAAGTAGCGCTCTTCTATATGGACTTTAAAAACTTCTTCTCTTGGAAGCCAGATAGCAATGGTAAAAACACGATTCGCGTAAACGGTGGTCGCTATAGAAATGTCGGTATCGAAGCCCAATATGGTCGTAAATTAACAGATCACTTAAAAATGACTGTGGGTGCATCGTATTCTAATCCAAAACAACGAGAAATCGATAAGACCTATTGGAAACAAGCAAATCCAAAATTACAATTTACAGGAGGCATCCATTATACAAGTCCAAAATGGACAGCTGGTTCTAGCCTTAACTTTGTCACAAAACGGATGAAGAACCGCGATGGTGGAACAAATCCAAATCTCGTAGCTTGGAATGCATACGTAGGCTATCAGTTCAATGAAAACTCATCCTTGCGGCTAGATGCACGTAACTTGTTAAACCGTCATAATGTTATTTCAAACGGCGACTGGGAATACTGGGATGAACCATTTAATTACCAACTTAGCTATACTCAAAAATTCTAGTCTTTATGTAATCACTAATTAGAACTATACAAGGAGTATCATCATGAACAAGAAAATTGGATTTTTCATATGTTTGATGATACTCCTTTGTGTATGTTTAACAGGTTGTGGACCTCAATCTGAGGATGGCGTAACACCATATATTCGCTATGTTGACAGTCATGATGGCGTTCAAGTTGCTGTTCCAGAGCATCCAAAACGGATTTTATCACTGTCTTCTGCGTTCGACACAATTTTACTAGGACTTATAGAACCAGAACGTTTAGTAGGCATTAATAAATTGTCTACCTATGAGGAATATTCGCTAGAGGCAAAGCGCGCAAAGCTGGTAAAACCAGTGTTGAGTTCGTATCCTTTGGAGAAAATCATAGCCTTGAAACCGGATCTTGTTATAGCACCAGATTATATATCGGCTGATGTTATCTATGGCTTACGGCACATGGGTATAGCCACTGTTGTGGTACCTACCCCTTCTACGGTGGACGGAGTGATTCAGAATGTGATGGATATTGCTCATGTTATCGGCGAAGATGAAAAGGGTAGCTTTTACATTCGGAAGATTCATCGTGAAATAGATGAAATAAAGCACCTAGGAGAATCTATTCCAATTGAGCAGCGCAAGACGGTTCTCTTTGTATCATCTATGGACGGATATACGGGAACAGGAAGCCTTTTTGATGATATGTGTCACTATATGAGTATCTATAATGCACCTGATAGGATTGGCTTACCACCACGAATACCCTTTGGGGAGGAACGGGTGATAGCCATGAATCCAGACTATATTTTTATTCCTTCCTATAAGGGAATGGACAAGAATTTGGCGGATCGATATTTACTAAATCCAGCCTTTCAAAATTTGCCGGCTATACGTGAGAACCGTGTTAAGCCATTACCGGCAGCTTATTTATATACTATGAATCAGCATATTGGCGAAGCGATGCTCGCCATCATGCATACTGTATATCCTCAGTTAGAAAGGAATTCTCATGACTAAAGAGAAGCAACGAATCATGGCAATTATTCTAATTGGGGTATTGCTATGTATTGTGAGTCTATTGGCACTCCACGTAGGAACTATCATGATTCCTATCGGTGGCGGTGTACAAAGTATTTTAAATGGTATGGGCTTACCTGTGAATTTTACGGAGCCTATTACAGCTGAACAAGAGGCCGTATTATGGTTTATCCGCATGCCGCGCCTCATTATAGGCCTACTCGTAGGCGGTGCATTGGCGCTAGCTGGCGCCGTTATGCAAGGTGTTTTCTCCAATCCACTGGCGGACCCAGGTATTATGGGCGTTTCCGCAGGGGCATCTCTCGGTGCAGTTATCGCCATCGCCCTTGGTGTAACATCTCTTGGCATGTTTTACATGCCTGCCTTTGCCTTCGTAGGAGCCTTTGTATCTGTTGGGATTACTATATTGTTAACATGGCGTAATAACAAGCTCGATACGACCACCTTGTTGCTTGCTGGTGTAGCTGTTAGTATGCTGCTCGGTGCTTTCACATCGGGCATTTTGACTATGATTAATGAATACCGCTTGCGTGAATTCCTATTTTGGATGGTGGGTGGACTTGATTTTCGTCGCTGGGACCACGTTCTACTAGCGGTGGGGCCTATCATGACGGGCAGCGTTATATTAATGATGCTCGGTCGTCATCTGAATGTACTCGTTCTCGGCGATACAGAGGCGCGTGCCTTGGGTTTGCCTGTTATGGTGTATCGCATGCTATTCCTGTTTTTGGCATCTGTCGTTACTGCTACTGCGGTGTGCGTCAGTGGTTCCATTGGCTTTGTTGGCCTTGTAGTACCGCATATTGTGCGTCTTTTGGTGGGACCTGACCATCGCCTATTATTGCCTATGGCAGCTGTGGGTGGGGCGCTTTTCCTCGTGTTCTGTGATACCTTAGGTCGCGTTATTGCTCAGCCAGTTGAGATTCGCGTAGGTATTATGACAGCGATCTTAGGGGCACCGTATTTCTTATATTTACTTCATCGCTTGCGTAGTAAAGGAGGGGCCTAATGAAACTAGATGTTCAATCTCTATCCGTTACGTTAGGGGAAAACACTATTCTAAAGGATGCATCCTTCTCTATTGATAGTGGTGAGTTCGTTGGTATTATCGGACCTAATGGCTCTGGTAAAACAACGTTGTTAAAAGCATTGCGTGGCCTTTATCCTACATCTGGTGGAGATGTTTTGTGGGATGGTAAAAGCATCTCTTCTTTGAGCGACAAGGAAATCGCTCATCATGTGGCGTATATGCAACAGTCTGTAAATGTTTCCTTCGATTATGAAGCTATCGATATTGTGATGACCGCTCGTTATCCTTATTTGAAATGGTGGGAACAAGAAGGCCCTGAAGATAAGGTTATCGTTGAACAGGCTATGAAAGAGGTAGGCGTTTATCATCTGCGGAATCGTTCTGTACAATCTTTGAGTGGTGGTGAACGACAACGGGTATTCTTGGCTAAGGCTTTGGCACAACAAACAGAGGTGCTATTGCTTGATGAGCCGACGGCGGCCCTCGATTTAGTGTACGCCGATGATATTTTCCATGAAGGTCGTCGATTATGCGATGAAGGAAAAACGATTTTAATCGTAGTTCATGATTTAGAACTAGCTGCTAAATACTGTACTAAGCTCGTCCTAGTTAGCGATGGTCATATCATCGATGTAGGTACGCCAAGAGAAGTATTGACTGCGGATAACTTACGAGCCGCATTCCATCTATCAGCTGCAGTCTATGACGATCCGTACTTTAAACAACAACGTATCTTTGTATTCCCTAAGGGAACTACGGATATTGAGGAATATAAACAGACAAATGCTAGCGGCACAATGTCTATCGATCCACACCTGAAATAGATATAGGGCTGCCTATGGATAGGTCCGCACATTTCCTGTTTATCTCTATATATTGCTATTCCGAATGAGGTCAGGCTTATGTTATATCCATTTACTGCTATTGTTGGTCAAGAAGAAATGAAATTGGCCCTTTTACTGAATGCTATCAATCCATCCATTGGTGGTGTCTTAATCGAAGGTGAAAAGGGCACAGCAAAGTCCACAGCTGTACGTGCACTGGCGAGCCTTTTACCTCCTATGGAAGAAAGTGCTTCGGCCATGACCGTTGTGGAGTTGCCTATTAATGCTACAGAGGATCGTGTTGTGGGGTCTATTAACTTAGAGAAGGCCTTACAAGAAGGGGTAAAAGCCTTTGAACCAGGTATTTTACAAGCAGCACATCAAAATATTCTCTATGTAGATGAGGTTAATCTCTTGGATGACCATATTGTAGATATCTTACTAGATGTAGCGGCAATGGGCGTGAATACGGTGGAACGGGAAGGGGTAAGCCATTCTCATCCATCTCGATTCATTCTCGTAGGAACCATGAACCCTGAAGAGGGGGACCTTAGACCACAGCTATTAGACCGTTTTGGTTTATCTGTTATGGTTTGTGGTGAGCAAGATCCAGCACAGCGTATG is part of the Veillonella nakazawae genome and harbors:
- a CDS encoding ABC transporter ATP-binding protein, whose product is MKLDVQSLSVTLGENTILKDASFSIDSGEFVGIIGPNGSGKTTLLKALRGLYPTSGGDVLWDGKSISSLSDKEIAHHVAYMQQSVNVSFDYEAIDIVMTARYPYLKWWEQEGPEDKVIVEQAMKEVGVYHLRNRSVQSLSGGERQRVFLAKALAQQTEVLLLDEPTAALDLVYADDIFHEGRRLCDEGKTILIVVHDLELAAKYCTKLVLVSDGHIIDVGTPREVLTADNLRAAFHLSAAVYDDPYFKQQRIFVFPKGTTDIEEYKQTNASGTMSIDPHLK
- a CDS encoding ATP-binding protein, which translates into the protein MLYPFTAIVGQEEMKLALLLNAINPSIGGVLIEGEKGTAKSTAVRALASLLPPMEESASAMTVVELPINATEDRVVGSINLEKALQEGVKAFEPGILQAAHQNILYVDEVNLLDDHIVDILLDVAAMGVNTVEREGVSHSHPSRFILVGTMNPEEGDLRPQLLDRFGLSVMVCGEQDPAQRMDVIKRRLTFGDNPAEFVDTYKESERALHERLLESRKLLPTIIPSDDILLKIASISIGVGVDGHRPDITMMHTARAHAAFHGRSHIIDDDIKVAARLTLKHRMRRLPFEEQGHDVDRIDTVVSAVLEG